The Paenibacillus sp. FSL R7-0204 genome includes a region encoding these proteins:
- a CDS encoding heavy metal translocating P-type ATPase, whose amino-acid sequence MSTVEDNVKRKWVLDGLDCANCAMKIENKVKKIEGVSSCSVNFATKTMTLETTAAAADEIAEQAEHTITKLEPHVKPRAVPASRAVKKPLSAEGAAQVRGVAVQGQGHVHTHGEPHGHEHAHGEGHSQEDGHQHSHAAEHSHSQEDSHGHGHSHEHGEGDTRRILMRLGGGAILAAAGMFLPVSGITELLIFLAAYLIVGGEVVLAAARNIVRGQVFDENFLMALATIGAFAIGEYPEGVAVMLFYQVGELFQGMAVNRSRRSITALMDIRPEFAYLKEGNNLRKVSPEEVRVGDSIVVKPGEKVPLDGIILEGSAMMDTSALTGESVPRSTQPGSQVLSGFINRNGVITIEVTKDFGESAVSQILELVQNATNNKAKTENFITKFARAYTPVVVITALLLAVVPPLVLSGATFSDWIYRALVFLVISCPCALVVSIPLGFFGGIGAASKNGILVKGSNYLEALNDVKIVVFDKTGTLTKGQFTVTGNVPAEGFTGQELLRVAAYAESHSSHPIAESIRAAYGEAIPGEAIKGYNEISGHGIAVTVEGKAVLAGNARLMEREGIASVTPQEYGTIVHIAVDKRYAGYLVIADEVKDDSLKAIQALNALGIHKTVMLTGDASPVAESVGRQLGIQEIHAELLPGDKVAAIEQLEREKGPKEKIIFVGDGINDTPVLARADVGIAMGGLGSDAAIEAADIVIMTDEPSKIASAIGIAKRTRTIVWQNIAFALGVKAVFLLLGAFGIATMWEAVFSDVGVTVLAVLNSMRALQPPKSV is encoded by the coding sequence CTGCGCGAACTGCGCAATGAAGATCGAGAATAAGGTCAAGAAGATTGAAGGCGTGTCCTCCTGCTCCGTCAACTTCGCCACGAAGACCATGACACTGGAGACAACGGCGGCTGCTGCGGATGAGATCGCTGAGCAGGCCGAGCATACAATTACCAAGCTGGAGCCGCATGTGAAGCCGCGGGCGGTTCCAGCTTCACGGGCAGTTAAGAAGCCGTTGTCTGCGGAGGGGGCAGCTCAGGTACGCGGCGTAGCGGTTCAAGGACAGGGCCATGTTCATACCCACGGCGAACCGCACGGTCATGAGCATGCCCATGGAGAAGGGCATTCCCAGGAAGACGGCCATCAGCATTCACATGCTGCTGAGCACAGCCACAGCCAGGAGGATTCACACGGCCACGGACACAGCCATGAGCATGGGGAGGGCGATACGCGCCGCATCCTGATGCGGCTGGGCGGCGGTGCCATTCTGGCTGCTGCCGGGATGTTCCTGCCGGTCAGCGGAATTACCGAGCTGCTGATCTTCCTGGCAGCCTATCTGATTGTCGGCGGAGAGGTCGTCCTCGCCGCTGCCCGGAATATTGTAAGGGGCCAGGTGTTCGATGAGAACTTCCTGATGGCCCTTGCGACCATCGGTGCTTTCGCCATCGGCGAATATCCCGAAGGCGTCGCGGTTATGCTCTTCTATCAGGTAGGGGAGCTATTCCAGGGAATGGCTGTGAACCGTTCACGCCGTTCGATTACAGCGCTGATGGATATCCGGCCGGAATTCGCTTATCTGAAGGAAGGCAATAATCTGCGCAAGGTATCCCCCGAAGAGGTTAGAGTAGGGGACAGCATCGTGGTTAAGCCCGGCGAGAAGGTTCCGCTGGACGGAATTATTCTTGAGGGCAGCGCGATGATGGATACTTCGGCGCTGACCGGAGAATCGGTTCCCCGCTCGACACAGCCGGGAAGCCAGGTGCTAAGCGGATTCATTAACCGCAATGGCGTGATTACCATTGAAGTGACCAAGGACTTCGGCGAATCCGCAGTCTCGCAGATTCTGGAGCTGGTTCAGAATGCTACGAATAACAAAGCGAAGACAGAGAATTTCATCACCAAATTCGCCCGTGCCTATACGCCGGTCGTAGTCATAACAGCGCTGCTGCTGGCAGTGGTTCCGCCGCTGGTTCTGAGCGGAGCCACCTTCTCCGACTGGATCTACCGTGCACTGGTCTTCCTCGTTATCTCTTGCCCTTGTGCGCTTGTCGTGTCGATTCCCCTCGGGTTCTTCGGCGGGATTGGTGCCGCGTCGAAGAACGGGATTCTGGTGAAGGGCAGCAACTATCTGGAAGCCTTGAATGATGTGAAGATCGTTGTGTTCGATAAGACAGGAACCTTGACCAAAGGCCAGTTCACGGTAACCGGCAATGTTCCGGCGGAAGGCTTCACCGGGCAGGAGCTGCTGCGGGTAGCGGCTTATGCGGAGAGCCATTCCAGCCATCCGATTGCAGAATCCATCCGTGCAGCCTATGGCGAAGCTATTCCTGGTGAAGCCATTAAAGGCTATAACGAAATCTCCGGCCATGGCATCGCAGTTACCGTGGAGGGGAAGGCAGTGCTGGCCGGGAATGCGCGGCTGATGGAGCGTGAAGGGATTGCCAGCGTAACCCCGCAGGAGTACGGGACGATCGTTCATATTGCTGTAGATAAGCGCTACGCAGGCTATCTCGTCATTGCAGATGAAGTGAAGGACGATTCTCTTAAGGCGATTCAGGCTCTGAATGCACTGGGAATCCACAAGACGGTTATGCTGACTGGTGACGCTTCTCCGGTAGCCGAGTCTGTCGGCAGACAGCTGGGCATTCAGGAGATTCATGCAGAGCTGCTGCCGGGAGATAAGGTCGCGGCGATTGAACAGCTGGAGCGGGAGAAGGGTCCGAAGGAGAAGATCATTTTTGTCGGGGACGGGATTAATGATACTCCGGTGCTGGCCAGAGCGGATGTTGGGATTGCCATGGGCGGACTTGGCTCGGATGCAGCCATTGAGGCTGCGGATATTGTCATCATGACGGATGAGCCTTCCAAAATCGCTTCCGCCATCGGAATCGCCAAACGGACGCGGACCATTGTCTGGCAGAACATTGCTTTTGCGCTGGGAGTCAAAGCGGTCTTCCTGCTGCTGGGAGCGTTCGGAATTGCCACCATGTGGGAGGCCGTATTCTCAGATGTCGGAGTTACTGTACTTGCTGTACTGAACAGCATGCGCGCCTTGCAGCCGCCGAAGTCGGTATAA
- a CDS encoding methyl-accepting chemotaxis protein produces the protein MNEASVRSKLKMNAKNGKSLSLQSKYSLVILAIAIVPLLGVTIFFMQYFGGVTRDDSEELAQNILEMNTTRIAEWLNTRTSAVQELIAQHPEFDTARPDTIFPVVKVLEESDTQSEGYSVINKQGILANSLKLTADVGQSAYFLQAKESLAPAVAEMSYLEQLSKYIIPVFVPVVDKDKQFGGGIAFSVTPDILMEMGKNIHVGDTGYGYVISGKGDYYAYSETERIGKNIADYAKTTEMKQAVGHILGKEAGSEAYKGEDGKQVITYFRTVPGTDWKLLITVPKSEITAKVTSAQRISTLFIVIIILAVIALALSLTRLIVKPIVAISGVMKKVADGHLSERVKVRSGDEIGQMSQSINDMIGSLSGIVGKIDATVAQVAVSAESVLNYASQTSNTSAEIETVVQEVAQGMGEQFKGSEQAARATEEMAIGLQRIAESSVNVSDQAETVSTEVENGYVEIQSTLKQMTVISGAAEETSALISNLSTQSEQIGQIVDVISEISNQTGLLSLNASIEAARAGEHGRGFGVVANEVKKLAERTNSAIVNIVELIRQIQESTRAAEISMEKSIAEIGDGVGKMQNVGTSFDHIRSSIREVSIQIQDVSAVNEQMSAGTEEITASISDMLIIARDSAESAEMVAEASTEQRNLMGQVVTSAESLNQLMSELRSEIEKFQ, from the coding sequence GTGAATGAGGCAAGTGTACGGTCCAAATTGAAAATGAATGCAAAGAATGGAAAATCATTATCGCTGCAAAGCAAGTATTCGCTTGTTATTTTGGCAATTGCTATTGTACCTCTGCTTGGAGTCACGATCTTTTTCATGCAGTACTTCGGGGGTGTAACCAGAGACGACAGTGAGGAGCTCGCCCAGAATATTCTGGAGATGAATACGACACGGATTGCAGAGTGGCTGAATACGCGGACATCTGCGGTCCAGGAGCTGATTGCGCAGCATCCTGAATTCGATACCGCAAGACCCGATACTATTTTTCCTGTGGTCAAGGTACTCGAAGAGAGCGATACTCAGTCCGAAGGCTACAGCGTCATTAACAAGCAAGGCATTCTGGCCAATTCTCTTAAGCTTACGGCGGATGTAGGACAATCGGCATATTTCCTGCAGGCTAAGGAGAGTCTTGCTCCGGCTGTAGCGGAGATGTCTTATCTGGAACAGCTCAGTAAATATATTATCCCGGTATTCGTTCCGGTCGTGGACAAGGACAAGCAGTTTGGCGGCGGCATCGCTTTCTCGGTGACACCGGACATTCTGATGGAGATGGGCAAAAATATCCACGTGGGCGATACCGGCTACGGATACGTAATCTCGGGCAAGGGTGATTATTACGCCTACTCCGAGACCGAGCGGATCGGCAAGAATATCGCTGACTACGCGAAGACTACAGAGATGAAGCAGGCTGTAGGGCATATTCTCGGCAAGGAAGCAGGCTCGGAGGCCTACAAGGGAGAGGACGGCAAGCAGGTGATTACCTATTTCCGTACCGTCCCGGGCACAGACTGGAAGCTGCTGATTACGGTTCCCAAAAGCGAGATTACCGCCAAAGTCACCTCAGCCCAGCGGATATCCACATTGTTCATTGTAATCATCATTCTGGCGGTCATTGCCTTGGCCTTGTCTCTGACCCGTCTGATTGTGAAGCCGATTGTAGCAATCTCCGGGGTGATGAAGAAAGTGGCGGACGGCCATCTCAGTGAACGGGTGAAGGTGCGCTCGGGTGATGAGATTGGCCAGATGAGCCAGAGCATTAATGATATGATCGGATCATTATCCGGCATTGTCGGCAAAATCGATGCTACAGTGGCGCAGGTTGCTGTCTCGGCAGAAAGCGTGCTGAATTACGCCAGCCAGACCTCGAATACGTCGGCAGAGATTGAGACGGTCGTCCAGGAGGTTGCCCAGGGCATGGGCGAACAGTTCAAGGGCTCGGAGCAGGCGGCCAGAGCTACGGAGGAGATGGCGATCGGGCTGCAGCGGATTGCGGAATCCTCCGTCAATGTGTCGGACCAGGCAGAGACGGTCAGCACCGAGGTCGAGAACGGATATGTGGAGATTCAATCCACACTTAAGCAGATGACTGTCATCAGCGGCGCTGCGGAGGAGACCTCGGCTCTGATCAGCAATCTGAGCACTCAATCCGAACAGATTGGCCAGATTGTTGATGTAATCTCCGAAATCTCCAACCAGACGGGGCTGTTATCCCTCAATGCGTCGATTGAAGCGGCCAGAGCAGGCGAGCACGGGCGCGGGTTCGGCGTGGTGGCGAATGAAGTGAAGAAGCTGGCAGAGCGCACGAACAGTGCCATTGTGAATATTGTGGAGCTGATCCGTCAGATTCAGGAATCCACCAGAGCGGCCGAGATTTCTATGGAGAAGAGCATTGCTGAGATCGGAGACGGGGTGGGTAAAATGCAAAACGTAGGCACCTCCTTCGACCATATCCGCTCGTCCATCCGTGAGGTATCGATTCAAATTCAGGACGTCTCTGCCGTCAATGAGCAGATGTCTGCCGGGACAGAGGAGATTACAGCCTCTATCTCCGATATGCTGATTATTGCCAGAGATTCTGCCGAGAGCGCCGAGATGGTGGCGGAGGCTTCCACCGAGCAGCGGAATCTGATGGGCCAGGTCGTCACCTCAGCCGAATCCCTCAACCAGTTAATGAGCGAATTGCGGAGCGAGATCGAGAAGTTTCAATAA